Proteins co-encoded in one Euleptes europaea isolate rEulEur1 chromosome 1, rEulEur1.hap1, whole genome shotgun sequence genomic window:
- the COPZ1 gene encoding coatomer subunit zeta-1 isoform X1, whose translation MMLCLLLQEPSLYTVKAILILDNDGDRLFAKYYDDTYPTVKEQKAFEKNIFNKTHRTDSEIALLEGLTVVYKSSIDLYFYVIGSSHENELMLMAVLNCLFDSLSQMLRKNVEKRALLENMEGLFLAVDEIVDGGVILESDPQQVLHRVAVRGEDVPLTEQTVSQVLQSAKEQIKWSLLR comes from the exons ATGATGTTGTGCCTTCTTTTGCAGGAGCCATCTCTCTACACTGTGAAAGCCATTCTCATCTTGGACAACGACGGAGACCGTCTCTTTGCCAAG TACTATGATGATACGTATCCTACTGTCAAGGAGCAAAAGGCCTTTGAGAAGAACATCTTCAATAAGACCCACCGGACAGATA GTGAGATCGCTCTCCTGGAGGGACTTACGGTCGTCTATAAGAGCAGCATTGACCTGTATTTCTATGTTATCGGCAGCTCCCATGAAAACGAG CTGATGTTAATGGCCGTGCTCAACTGCCTGTTTGACTCCCTCAGCCAGATGCTACG GAAGAACGTGGAGAAGCGGGCTTTGCTGGAAAACATGGAGGGGCTTTTCCTGGCAGTGGATGAGATTGTGGATGGGGG AGTGATTTTGGAGAGTGACCCCCAGCAGGTGCTACACAGAGTTGCTGTGCGG GGAGAGGATGTCCCTCTTACAGAGCAGACAGTCTCGCAG GTGCTGCAGTCGGCAAAGGAACAGATCAAGTGGTCGCTACTGCGGTGA
- the COPZ1 gene encoding coatomer subunit zeta-1 isoform X2, giving the protein MEALILEPSLYTVKAILILDNDGDRLFAKYYDDTYPTVKEQKAFEKNIFNKTHRTDSEIALLEGLTVVYKSSIDLYFYVIGSSHENELMLMAVLNCLFDSLSQMLRKNVEKRALLENMEGLFLAVDEIVDGGVILESDPQQVLHRVAVRGEDVPLTEQTVSQVLQSAKEQIKWSLLR; this is encoded by the exons ATGGAGGCGTTGATCCTG GAGCCATCTCTCTACACTGTGAAAGCCATTCTCATCTTGGACAACGACGGAGACCGTCTCTTTGCCAAG TACTATGATGATACGTATCCTACTGTCAAGGAGCAAAAGGCCTTTGAGAAGAACATCTTCAATAAGACCCACCGGACAGATA GTGAGATCGCTCTCCTGGAGGGACTTACGGTCGTCTATAAGAGCAGCATTGACCTGTATTTCTATGTTATCGGCAGCTCCCATGAAAACGAG CTGATGTTAATGGCCGTGCTCAACTGCCTGTTTGACTCCCTCAGCCAGATGCTACG GAAGAACGTGGAGAAGCGGGCTTTGCTGGAAAACATGGAGGGGCTTTTCCTGGCAGTGGATGAGATTGTGGATGGGGG AGTGATTTTGGAGAGTGACCCCCAGCAGGTGCTACACAGAGTTGCTGTGCGG GGAGAGGATGTCCCTCTTACAGAGCAGACAGTCTCGCAG GTGCTGCAGTCGGCAAAGGAACAGATCAAGTGGTCGCTACTGCGGTGA